Proteins encoded within one genomic window of Sphingomonas sp. NBWT7:
- a CDS encoding glycosyltransferase family 2 protein: MFDDGASGILRADGDGGPGGQLVEDVDIDSSICVPVRDEARLLPQLLASLAGLRVGRARVRIFLYFDGCNDDGVAIARQAADNLPHPLHFVLGERQAEPNAGYARGAAMALALEQVGTGPALLFTTDADSRPQPDWITAGIAALREADVVAGRIRRDDAAGDPAQQRIEDYYDRLHRYRRRLDPVAWEAGDTHHFGGGANLAMTADAYRTLGGFRALAHGEDATLLDDAARLGLCVRRDAGMVVDTSSRREGRAVNGLADALQAIDRGAVQMVAHPASVAWQARAHALARRTFGAIDDAAPLAALIGLSTDHLRGVARDCPNGEAFAMRVVPAAPGHDRLVTLAVAEAALAALEAEACGIAA; this comes from the coding sequence ATGTTCGACGATGGGGCATCCGGCATTCTTCGGGCGGACGGCGATGGTGGGCCGGGCGGTCAATTGGTCGAGGATGTCGACATCGACAGTTCGATCTGCGTCCCCGTCCGTGACGAGGCGCGGCTGCTTCCGCAGTTGCTGGCGTCGCTCGCCGGTCTGCGCGTCGGCCGCGCGCGGGTGAGAATCTTTCTCTATTTCGACGGCTGCAACGATGACGGCGTCGCGATCGCGCGGCAGGCCGCCGACAATCTCCCGCACCCCCTGCACTTCGTACTGGGCGAGCGGCAGGCTGAGCCCAATGCCGGCTACGCGCGCGGCGCGGCGATGGCGCTCGCGCTCGAGCAGGTCGGCACGGGCCCTGCCCTCCTGTTCACCACCGACGCCGACAGCCGGCCGCAGCCCGACTGGATCACGGCGGGGATCGCGGCGCTGCGCGAGGCGGATGTCGTCGCGGGGCGGATCCGGCGCGACGATGCCGCCGGCGATCCGGCGCAGCAGCGGATCGAGGATTATTACGATCGCCTGCATCGCTACCGCCGTCGGCTGGATCCCGTCGCCTGGGAGGCTGGTGACACGCATCATTTCGGCGGCGGCGCGAACCTCGCGATGACAGCCGACGCGTATCGCACGCTGGGCGGCTTCCGCGCGCTCGCGCACGGCGAGGATGCGACGCTGCTCGACGATGCCGCGCGACTGGGGCTGTGCGTGCGGCGCGACGCGGGGATGGTGGTCGACACGTCGTCGCGGCGGGAGGGGCGTGCGGTGAACGGGCTGGCGGACGCGCTTCAGGCGATCGACCGCGGCGCGGTGCAGATGGTCGCGCACCCGGCAAGCGTGGCGTGGCAGGCGCGCGCCCACGCGCTCGCGCGGCGGACCTTCGGCGCGATCGACGATGCCGCGCCGCTGGCGGCGCTGATCGGGCTGTCGACGGATCATCTCCGCGGCGTCGCACGCGACTGCCCCAATGGCGAGGCGTTCGCGATGCGCGTGGTGCCGGCGGCGCCGGGGCACGACCGGCTGGTGACGCTGGCGGTGGCCGAGGCGGCGCTCGCGGCACTGGAAGCCGAAGCGTGCGGGATAGCGGCATGA
- a CDS encoding DUF4214 domain-containing protein — MLKSVKAGGAGGVMKALQYGNSDTEAFIDICYHAILGRAPDQVGLRNYGTMIAAAPNRETLIAVVRSIVMSEEAGKYRDHHLSINR; from the coding sequence TCAAGGCTGGCGGGGCTGGTGGTGTGATGAAAGCGTTGCAGTATGGAAACTCCGATACCGAAGCGTTCATCGATATCTGCTACCATGCTATCCTAGGCCGCGCGCCGGATCAGGTAGGTCTGAGAAATTACGGAACGATGATTGCCGCGGCACCCAATCGCGAAACGTTGATCGCCGTCGTTCGATCGATCGTGATGAGCGAGGAAGCGGGCAAGTATCGCGATCATCACCTTTCGATCAATCGGTAA